A stretch of Amycolatopsis balhimycina FH 1894 DNA encodes these proteins:
- a CDS encoding SDR family NAD(P)-dependent oxidoreductase, giving the protein MDLSASTVLVTGANRGFGRALAAELLGRGATVYAGARDPARIDLPGVKPIAIDITDPASVEAAAQTTGDVTVLINNAGSPPRADLLTSDPCACSRPARASG; this is encoded by the coding sequence ATGGATCTCTCCGCCAGCACCGTCCTCGTCACCGGCGCCAACCGGGGGTTCGGCCGGGCGCTCGCCGCCGAGCTGCTCGGCCGCGGCGCCACCGTCTACGCCGGCGCCCGCGACCCCGCCCGAATCGACCTGCCGGGCGTCAAGCCGATCGCCATCGACATCACCGACCCGGCCTCGGTCGAGGCCGCCGCCCAGACCACCGGCGACGTCACCGTCCTGATCAACAACGCCGGCTCGCCACCCCGCGCCGACCTGCTCACCAGCGACCCGTGCGCCTGCAGCCGGCCGGCCAGGGCATCCGGGTGA
- a CDS encoding HAD family hydrolase, whose protein sequence is MDPWPDAVDALTRLKAEYVVCSLSNGNVALLTHAGLPWDCILSAETFRRYKPEPEAYHGAASVFDVLEADVMLVAAHHDDLAAARSCGLHTAYVERPHEFGRDALKDVSPSLGNTLHARDLGELATLLGC, encoded by the coding sequence CTGGACCCGTGGCCCGACGCCGTGGACGCCCTCACCCGGCTCAAGGCCGAGTACGTCGTCTGCTCGCTGTCCAACGGCAACGTCGCCCTGCTCACGCACGCCGGGCTGCCGTGGGACTGCATCCTCTCCGCGGAGACCTTCCGGCGATACAAGCCCGAGCCCGAGGCTTACCACGGCGCCGCGTCCGTCTTCGACGTGCTGGAGGCCGACGTGATGCTGGTCGCCGCCCATCACGACGACCTCGCGGCCGCACGCTCCTGCGGGCTGCATACCGCCTACGTGGAGCGGCCGCACGAGTTCGGCCGGGACGCCCTGAAGGACGTCTCACCTAGCCTGGGCAACACACTGCACGCCCGCGACCTCGGCGAGCTGGCCACGCTGCTCGGCTGCTGA
- a CDS encoding LysR family transcriptional regulator, translating into MELRHLRYFVAVAEEGGFSRAARRLHVVQPTLSMQIRDLENELGGPLFDRGSRQTRLTPAGQAFLIEARRVLAQAERAQVAARLALRGETGAVRIGVAGAVVFGGILTARIRAFHEARPLVRIELREAGPETQRAAILAGELDVGFSALPAPLSEPLLTSAPASSVSFLVALPAGHVLAGHETLTAEQISGVELVEYTFDDGRGDLVSDLSRLARLKLWPASSRFRADSTLGVLALVAAGVGVTVVPAGVHRAAVPNVVYRPLAEPGLTTGFHLLHRTTETAPAVAAFLDTGEG; encoded by the coding sequence ATGGAGCTGCGGCACCTGAGGTACTTCGTCGCCGTGGCCGAGGAGGGCGGGTTCAGCCGGGCAGCGCGCCGGCTGCACGTGGTCCAGCCCACGCTGAGCATGCAGATCCGCGACCTGGAAAACGAACTCGGCGGACCGCTGTTCGACCGCGGCTCCCGGCAGACCCGGCTCACCCCGGCCGGTCAGGCGTTCCTGATCGAGGCCCGGCGGGTGCTGGCCCAGGCCGAGCGGGCACAGGTCGCAGCACGGCTCGCGCTGCGCGGTGAGACCGGTGCGGTGCGGATCGGCGTGGCCGGTGCCGTGGTGTTCGGCGGCATCCTGACTGCCCGGATTCGCGCGTTCCACGAGGCCAGGCCGCTGGTACGGATCGAACTGCGGGAAGCCGGGCCGGAGACGCAGCGGGCCGCGATCCTCGCCGGCGAGCTGGACGTCGGCTTCAGCGCACTCCCGGCACCGCTCAGCGAACCTCTGCTCACCTCCGCCCCGGCCAGTTCGGTGTCGTTTCTCGTTGCGCTGCCCGCCGGACATGTTCTGGCCGGGCACGAGACGCTGACCGCGGAGCAGATCTCCGGAGTGGAATTGGTCGAGTACACCTTCGACGACGGCCGGGGCGACCTGGTGTCGGACTTGTCGCGGCTGGCCCGGCTGAAGCTGTGGCCGGCGTCGAGCCGCTTTCGGGCGGACAGCACCCTGGGTGTGCTCGCGCTGGTCGCCGCCGGGGTGGGCGTCACGGTGGTCCCGGCCGGTGTGCACCGCGCCGCCGTGCCCAACGTGGTGTACCGCCCGCTCGCCGAACCCGGCCTCACCACCGGCTTCCACCTGTTGCACCGGACCACGGAAACCGCCCCGGCCGTGGCCGCCTTCCTGGACACCGGTGAGGGTTGA